The Staphylococcus sp. NRL 16/872 DNA segment TCCTCGTGTTTATCTTTACTTTCATCACTAAACTGAGAAACTATTTTTTCTTTTTGATTATCTGAGTTACTATTTATAGAATCCATATTGTCCATTGTTTCTTGAACTTCAATGTCCTGTCTCTTGTTAGCAGAATAATTAAGTTGCCTTTCTTCTTCTAATTCAGACTCCAACCTTTGTATTTTTTTATTACTTTCTAATGCTAATACTTGTTGATTTTCAAGTAATTTCGACCTTTCTTGTAATTCTTTTCTATAAAATTCTATTGTCGTTTCATGACGTTTTTCTTGCTTTTCAAGTTGCTTATTTAAAGTATCTATTTGCTTTTCAAGTAGTTCAATTATTTGAACGTCATATTTAGATTCATTGTTTTTATTATCTGTTTTAACTTTTTCTGAGTTTATATTAGTACTTTCAAATCCATATTTCTTTTTATTTTTGATTATTCTTTGAATGATCTTTTCTACATCAACATCATTTTTAATGAATGAAGTATTATCCTTTTTTATTGTTTCTATATTCAATCTTTTTATATTATTAAACACAGTCTGTTTACTAACTTCCAATTCTTCACTTATTTCTTTAACACTTTTCATATCTTCAACCCTTTATAAATACTTTATCAACCCTTTATAAACAAATTCTATCACAAATACTTTTATAAAGGCATTTTAATTAGATTCA contains these protein-coding regions:
- a CDS encoding DUF536 domain-containing protein; its protein translation is MKSVKEISEELEVSKQTVFNNIKRLNIETIKKDNTSFIKNDVDVEKIIQRIIKNKKKYGFESTNINSEKVKTDNKNNESKYDVQIIELLEKQIDTLNKQLEKQEKRHETTIEFYRKELQERSKLLENQQVLALESNKKIQRLESELEEERQLNYSANKRQDIEVQETMDNMDSINSNSDNQKEKIVSQFSDESKDKHEDKQEDSESKQSDKIDDEQKKDIRIENHSKKSLWSRLFGN